In Candidatus Scalindua japonica, a single genomic region encodes these proteins:
- a CDS encoding DNA-directed RNA polymerase subunit omega, protein MTDNSDKPAEDYGTFHMTAILIKRVRQLIDGAPALIETDSSDPVKTAFEEFASGNLSITEDVVTEEK, encoded by the coding sequence ATGACCGATAACTCAGATAAACCTGCAGAAGACTATGGTACCTTCCACATGACTGCCATCTTAATCAAAAGAGTTAGGCAATTGATTGATGGCGCACCGGCTCTTATTGAGACGGATTCGAGTGACCCCGTTAAAACTGCGTTTGAAGAATTTGCGAGCGGTAATCTTAGCATTACTGAGGATGTTGTAACAGAAGAAAAATAA
- a CDS encoding Crp/Fnr family transcriptional regulator — MGLAGSAFKDVGKEFPKGTVLFKEGDEGKQMYLINSGEVKLSRKTPQGDVVLARLGFGEFFGEMSVITNKPRTDTAEAVTDCRLNVITKDVLETLVAGKPLVALSILKKLMFRLESAYDLIEDLYVKHIKLDKGK, encoded by the coding sequence ATGGGTTTAGCGGGTTCAGCGTTCAAGGATGTTGGAAAAGAGTTCCCAAAAGGAACAGTATTGTTCAAAGAAGGTGACGAAGGCAAACAAATGTACCTGATAAATTCGGGTGAAGTTAAATTGAGCAGAAAAACTCCGCAAGGAGATGTGGTCCTGGCCAGATTAGGATTCGGCGAATTCTTTGGAGAAATGTCAGTTATCACAAACAAGCCAAGGACCGATACGGCTGAAGCTGTAACTGATTGCAGACTTAATGTCATAACTAAAGATGTTTTAGAAACATTAGTAGCCGGAAAGCCTCTAGTCGCATTGAGCATTCTGAAAAAACTGATGTTCAGGCTTGAAAGCGCATATGATCTGATTGAAGATCTTTATGTAAAGCACATTAAACTGGATAAAGGAAAATAG
- a CDS encoding HD-GYP domain-containing protein, which produces MTNTSFVHKDILDSLNHNLTLKEKLVCTHEAIKQFFPFLARIAITIYDPATTLLKSYLDSGDDSTSWQHCEVHLEELPSLKKVLEKGNPRVINNMVTFEDNEFGHLKRLGREGFAASYTMPFFDNGVFSGFIFFNSQKADIFTDDVLHKLDIVGHMVSLLVINEMEAAHALTAAVKTSEHFTHVRDTETGSHLNRMSRYSRLIAICLAHKYNLDDSYIEHILSFSTLHDIGKVGIPDSILQKPGKLTLEEMEIMRTHARRGREIIDDLISNFGLGHFDHVSVLRNIAEYHHEAINGTGYPEGKKGTDIPLEARIVAVADVFDALTSDRAYKKAWSNDEAFAILKEMSGERLDRDCVDAIIFNRMEVEEIQQQFKEDKFG; this is translated from the coding sequence ATGACTAATACAAGTTTTGTACACAAAGATATCCTGGATTCACTCAATCATAATCTTACTTTGAAGGAGAAACTGGTATGTACGCATGAAGCGATTAAACAGTTTTTCCCATTCCTGGCGCGGATCGCTATTACCATTTATGATCCGGCAACTACACTACTCAAGTCTTATCTTGATAGCGGTGATGATTCCACGTCATGGCAGCATTGTGAGGTGCATCTGGAGGAACTTCCTTCGTTGAAAAAAGTGCTCGAAAAAGGGAACCCCCGTGTTATCAATAATATGGTTACGTTTGAGGATAACGAATTTGGGCATCTTAAACGTCTTGGTCGTGAAGGTTTTGCGGCCAGTTATACGATGCCATTCTTTGATAATGGTGTGTTCTCCGGTTTTATCTTTTTTAATTCCCAAAAGGCAGATATTTTTACCGATGATGTACTCCATAAATTGGACATAGTGGGCCATATGGTTTCGCTTCTTGTAATTAACGAGATGGAGGCGGCGCATGCACTGACAGCGGCTGTTAAGACATCAGAACATTTTACCCATGTACGTGATACTGAGACAGGCAGCCACCTGAACCGCATGTCACGTTATTCCCGGTTAATTGCTATCTGCCTGGCACATAAATATAATCTGGATGATTCTTATATTGAGCACATCCTCTCTTTTTCGACACTACATGATATTGGCAAAGTAGGGATCCCTGACAGCATTTTGCAAAAGCCTGGAAAGCTTACTTTAGAGGAAATGGAGATTATGCGTACACACGCGCGGAGAGGCCGGGAAATTATCGATGATCTGATCAGTAATTTTGGACTTGGCCATTTTGACCATGTCAGTGTGTTGCGTAATATTGCCGAGTATCATCATGAAGCGATAAACGGTACCGGTTACCCCGAAGGGAAGAAAGGGACAGATATTCCATTAGAGGCGCGTATAGTTGCCGTGGCAGATGTATTTGATGCTTTAACCAGTGATCGTGCTTATAAAAAAGCATGGAGTAACGACGAGGCATTTGCAATACTTAAGGAGATGTCAGGTGAAAGATTGGATAGGGATTGTGTTGATGCTATAATCTTTAACCGTATGGAAGTGGAGGAGATCCAGCAGCAGTTCAAGGAAGATAAGTTCGGATAA
- a CDS encoding tetratricopeptide repeat protein, producing MKAESHSIRKNVNQIILSMLISSGFLLSALVFLQNISLAKQTPESKIVSLKAHGKLKKAMDSIDKYIGSCRTNETYSWGYNEKGCIFTLMGEYTKAIYAYQESLRFSEGASDDFITLMNMGNLQHSLGDYSDAISYYDEAIIRMDRNDPRVHWLKMHVAWSGFYLSRGDTMTLKQVYKETKPTLHIIENKLNSFNKGKAYSLASKIAYQLGKYNNAIKLSKKYAKKNRDSAMLNLAANLLYLKREEEANRVFRKVNLRDVDKALLALWYWLNGDEKQAKINLEGYSNDAEKEKAWKLIRNDEILPYDMWKEARKQKWFIAMIGPLTTEYSNASTYRNNLGAAWKAKGNYDKAIEYYEKALKSDLKTFGEDHPNVATYRNNLGATWKAKGEYDKAIDFYEMALDSDLKNFGENHPKVATRWNNLGEALRAKGEYDKAIGYYEKALNSDLKSFGENHPNIASYRNNLGVAWNAKGEHDKAIDYFEKALKSDLKTFGENHSNVATYRNNLGTALNAKGEYSKAIEYLEKSLSVIQVRLGSDHPYTKTLKTNLRLAKEEKPEQEGELKHTTAPTSIKKN from the coding sequence ATGAAAGCAGAATCCCACTCAATCCGAAAAAATGTAAATCAGATTATCCTCTCTATGTTGATATCCTCCGGCTTCCTTCTTTCAGCCCTGGTATTTCTGCAAAATATCTCATTAGCAAAGCAGACTCCGGAATCAAAAATTGTATCACTTAAAGCTCATGGCAAACTGAAAAAAGCTATGGACTCAATTGATAAATACATTGGCAGTTGCAGAACGAATGAGACTTACAGCTGGGGATACAATGAAAAAGGATGTATTTTCACATTAATGGGAGAATATACTAAAGCCATCTACGCTTATCAGGAGTCTTTACGGTTCAGTGAGGGAGCATCTGATGACTTTATTACCCTGATGAATATGGGCAACCTTCAACACTCTCTCGGAGATTATTCGGATGCTATTTCATATTACGATGAGGCCATTATCAGAATGGACAGGAATGATCCCAGGGTACATTGGCTTAAGATGCATGTTGCATGGTCCGGATTTTATCTCTCACGGGGTGATACTATGACATTAAAACAAGTTTACAAAGAAACTAAACCGACACTCCATATAATAGAAAACAAACTCAACTCATTTAATAAAGGAAAAGCATATTCCCTGGCATCAAAAATTGCCTATCAATTGGGCAAATATAACAATGCGATAAAGTTGTCTAAAAAATACGCGAAAAAAAACCGTGATTCCGCAATGTTAAACTTAGCAGCAAACTTACTCTACTTAAAGAGGGAAGAAGAAGCAAATAGGGTTTTCCGTAAAGTTAATCTGAGAGATGTAGATAAAGCATTGCTTGCGCTATGGTATTGGTTGAATGGTGATGAAAAGCAGGCAAAAATCAACCTGGAAGGGTATTCTAATGATGCCGAAAAGGAAAAAGCATGGAAGCTCATACGTAACGACGAAATATTGCCTTACGATATGTGGAAAGAGGCAAGGAAGCAGAAATGGTTTATAGCAATGATTGGGCCCCTTACAACTGAATATTCGAATGCCTCTACTTATCGAAACAATCTGGGAGCAGCATGGAAAGCAAAGGGGAACTACGACAAGGCGATTGAATACTACGAGAAGGCGCTTAAATCTGATCTGAAGACATTCGGCGAAGATCATCCGAATGTTGCAACCTACCGAAACAATCTGGGAGCAACATGGAAAGCAAAAGGAGAATATGATAAGGCAATTGATTTCTACGAGATGGCATTGGATTCAGACCTAAAGAACTTTGGCGAAAACCATCCAAAAGTCGCAACCCGCTGGAACAATCTTGGAGAGGCATTGCGGGCAAAAGGAGAATACGACAAGGCAATTGGATATTATGAGAAAGCACTGAACTCAGACTTAAAATCATTTGGTGAAAATCATCCAAATATTGCCTCCTACAGAAACAACCTGGGAGTAGCCTGGAACGCAAAAGGAGAACACGACAAGGCAATTGATTATTTTGAGAAAGCGTTGAAGTCCGATCTGAAAACCTTTGGTGAAAATCACTCAAATGTTGCCACTTATAGAAATAACCTTGGAACTGCCTTGAATGCAAAAGGAGAATACTCCAAGGCAATTGAATACCTTGAGAAATCCTTATCCGTTATTCAAGTGAGGTTGGGTAGTGATCACCCCTACACAAAAACATTAAAAACCAATCTACGTCTAGCAAAAGAAGAAAAACCGGAGCAAGAAGGTGAGCTGAAACATACTACCGCACCTACAAGCATCAAAAAAAATTAA